From the Sphingomonas suaedae genome, one window contains:
- a CDS encoding cysteine desulfurase family protein gives MTYLDYQATTPLAPEALAAMAPWMTENFANPHSAHAAGRKAKAAVEVAREAVAGLMPRGGMVSFTSGATEALNWAIKGTTGPIVTIATEHAAVLDTVAAEARRGRDVTVLPVGPEGLIDLNAARAAIRPGTGLVAAMLVNNEIGVIQPVEAIAELAKAAGALMLCDAVQGFGREIVPDACDLVAVSAHKIHGPKGIGALWVRDGVELEPLLHGGGQEPGGRSGTMAPALCAGFGAAAALAKQRFGADRAHAAQLFRAAHRALGSAGWQLNGSLDERYHGNLNMRRDGLDVARLMSDLRDIAFSAGSACASGSGRPSHVLKALGLSDAEARSSIRLGFGRYTTEEELLAAIERIDEAARAQAVIA, from the coding sequence ATGACCTATCTCGACTATCAGGCGACGACCCCGCTGGCGCCCGAGGCGCTGGCCGCGATGGCGCCGTGGATGACCGAGAATTTCGCCAATCCGCACTCGGCGCACGCGGCGGGGCGCAAGGCGAAGGCGGCCGTCGAGGTGGCGCGTGAGGCGGTGGCGGGGCTGATGCCGCGCGGGGGGATGGTGAGCTTTACCAGCGGGGCGACCGAGGCGCTGAACTGGGCGATCAAGGGAACGACCGGGCCGATCGTGACGATCGCGACCGAACATGCCGCGGTGCTGGATACGGTGGCGGCGGAGGCGCGGCGGGGGCGCGACGTGACGGTGCTGCCGGTCGGGCCGGAGGGGCTGATCGACCTCAATGCCGCGCGCGCGGCGATCCGGCCGGGCACCGGGCTGGTCGCGGCGATGCTGGTCAATAACGAGATCGGGGTGATCCAGCCGGTCGAAGCGATTGCCGAGCTGGCGAAGGCGGCAGGCGCGCTGATGCTGTGCGATGCGGTGCAGGGGTTCGGGCGCGAGATCGTGCCCGACGCGTGCGATCTGGTCGCGGTGTCGGCGCACAAGATCCATGGACCCAAGGGGATCGGCGCGCTGTGGGTGCGCGATGGGGTGGAACTGGAGCCGTTGCTGCACGGCGGCGGGCAGGAGCCGGGCGGGCGATCGGGGACGATGGCGCCGGCGCTGTGCGCCGGATTCGGCGCGGCGGCGGCGCTCGCCAAGCAGCGGTTCGGGGCGGATCGCGCCCATGCCGCTCAGCTGTTTCGCGCGGCGCATCGCGCGCTGGGCAGCGCGGGGTGGCAGCTCAACGGGTCGCTGGACGAGCGTTATCACGGCAATCTCAACATGCGGCGCGATGGGCTGGACGTCGCACGGCTGATGTCGGATCTTCGCGATATCGCTTTTTCGGCCGGTTCGGCCTGTGCGAGCGGGTCGGGGCGGCCGAGCCATGTGCTCAAGGCGCTGGGGCTGAGCGATGCGGAGGCGCGGTCGAGCATCCGGCTGGGATTCGGGCGTTATACCAC
- a CDS encoding HEPN domain-containing protein: protein MENPPEFFIGSVRFLTMARFRSRLADYLWTSRHYIRRDYQFFKQLVHYYGSFGWVAEIHISDCDEFTSESRAMEVVTRAIDCLHLLIGPGHSRKMRIGGPNLKRDLRGNFSVCDANLRYKVSYPSAGHFGFEEGWFVDLEAHPDWGRVLTLCALALEAATDPGLTRPLSHRFLEAIHWYGEAVRDPNPAARVVKYITALERMLMTEGRNEEIAPTISERVAALCCERGSIASHTQWRADAQAAYALRSKLVHGSLSPTSKRITDELGTVARVSQYGIVGALTLLGDRGLTDANASSVKLSRFYDAFVADVRRALTSVSA from the coding sequence GTGGAAAATCCACCCGAATTTTTTATCGGTTCCGTCCGGTTCCTGACAATGGCTCGTTTCCGTTCTCGTCTCGCAGATTATTTATGGACCTCTCGACATTATATCCGACGAGACTATCAGTTCTTCAAGCAGCTGGTGCATTATTACGGAAGCTTCGGCTGGGTGGCCGAGATCCATATCAGTGATTGCGACGAGTTCACCTCCGAATCGCGCGCGATGGAGGTGGTCACGCGCGCGATCGATTGTCTCCATCTCCTCATTGGCCCCGGACACAGTCGCAAAATGCGGATCGGTGGCCCTAACCTAAAACGTGATTTGCGTGGTAACTTCTCGGTCTGTGACGCCAACCTCAGATACAAAGTCAGCTATCCAAGCGCTGGGCATTTCGGATTCGAGGAAGGTTGGTTTGTTGACCTCGAAGCCCATCCGGACTGGGGCCGTGTGCTCACGCTATGCGCTTTGGCCCTTGAGGCGGCGACTGACCCTGGGCTTACGCGGCCCCTTAGTCACCGATTTCTTGAGGCGATCCACTGGTACGGTGAGGCCGTGCGTGACCCTAACCCGGCAGCCCGAGTGGTGAAGTATATCACGGCGCTCGAACGTATGTTGATGACCGAAGGGCGCAATGAGGAGATCGCGCCAACTATATCTGAACGCGTGGCGGCGCTCTGCTGCGAGCGAGGGTCGATCGCCAGTCACACTCAATGGCGTGCTGACGCTCAAGCGGCCTATGCGCTCCGTTCCAAGCTAGTGCATGGCTCGCTTTCGCCTACCTCTAAACGGATCACAGATGAACTTGGTACGGTTGCGCGAGTGAGCCAGTATGGGATTGTTGGGGCTCTTACCCTTCTTGGCGACCGAGGCCTGACCGATGCGAATGCGAGCAGTGTTAAGCTCTCCCGGTTCTATGACGCCTTCGTTGCCGATGTGCGACGCGCTCTCACTTCGGTATCTGCATAA
- a CDS encoding serine hydrolase domain-containing protein: MKFRLLLPAIGMLLLPLQVAKADPIDRIVERQMRQSSIPGSAVAVVEDGKVVKLRGYGTAAVEWNARVTPETPFQLASGTKIFTGVLLMRLVERGEVRLDDSISRFFDGAPPTWQSITVRHLIHYTSGLPFIPGAAGGKTGAEVIAEAMKAPLAYPTGSDSQYILTNMIVLKAILEKATGTSYEALLDREIVKPLGLKSTRYNQMVDQPGNMRVSEPVPGRAVVYSRDGQRLIVREAAYNPASYAAGGLFSSVADLARLFVAIDSGTFLSKESVAALITPAVLSSGRPGGWAVGWTVRSYRGNTLVGHSGGPALSDVVRLPDRKLTVIVLTNTHYFYPLLAEAILDTYLPARPPRVTLADPAPDLTAKLMAALSSAEKGKLDTASFAEKARGQAASYWDGFGQGYLAAMGMAHDARLVREEKRGVMLIRTYAVRFSEREGFLEMSINPAGEIAGLYPVSER, encoded by the coding sequence ATGAAATTTCGATTGCTGCTTCCCGCCATCGGGATGCTGTTGTTGCCGCTGCAGGTCGCCAAAGCCGATCCGATCGACCGAATCGTCGAGCGCCAGATGCGGCAGAGCAGCATTCCGGGAAGTGCTGTCGCGGTGGTCGAGGACGGAAAAGTGGTGAAGCTGCGCGGCTATGGCACCGCAGCGGTCGAGTGGAACGCGCGCGTGACGCCCGAAACGCCCTTCCAACTGGCGTCGGGAACCAAGATATTCACGGGCGTCCTGCTGATGCGGCTGGTCGAGCGCGGTGAGGTTCGCCTCGACGACAGCATCAGCCGATTCTTCGATGGGGCGCCGCCGACATGGCAGTCGATCACGGTGCGGCATCTGATTCACTACACCTCCGGACTTCCGTTCATTCCCGGCGCAGCCGGAGGAAAGACCGGCGCAGAGGTGATCGCCGAAGCGATGAAGGCCCCGCTCGCCTATCCGACCGGGTCGGACTCGCAATATATTCTGACCAACATGATCGTGTTGAAGGCGATCCTCGAAAAAGCGACGGGCACCTCCTATGAAGCGCTTCTGGATCGCGAGATCGTGAAGCCGCTTGGATTGAAATCCACCCGTTACAATCAGATGGTGGATCAGCCTGGTAATATGCGCGTGTCCGAACCGGTACCGGGCCGGGCGGTGGTCTATAGCCGGGACGGGCAGAGGCTGATCGTGCGCGAAGCGGCGTATAATCCGGCGAGCTATGCCGCGGGCGGTCTTTTCAGCTCCGTTGCCGATCTGGCACGGCTGTTCGTCGCAATCGACAGCGGCACCTTTCTGTCGAAGGAAAGCGTCGCCGCACTCATCACGCCAGCGGTGCTGAGCAGCGGAAGGCCCGGCGGCTGGGCCGTGGGGTGGACGGTGCGCAGCTATCGGGGAAACACGCTGGTCGGTCACAGCGGCGGCCCCGCCCTGTCGGACGTGGTGCGCCTTCCGGACCGGAAGCTGACCGTCATTGTCCTGACCAACACGCATTATTTCTATCCGCTGCTCGCCGAAGCGATTCTCGACACCTATCTGCCTGCCCGGCCACCGCGCGTGACGCTGGCCGATCCGGCGCCCGACCTCACCGCGAAGTTGATGGCGGCGCTGTCGTCGGCCGAGAAGGGAAAGCTGGATACGGCCAGCTTCGCCGAAAAGGCGCGCGGCCAGGCGGCAAGCTATTGGGACGGATTTGGCCAGGGATATCTGGCAGCAATGGGCATGGCGCACGATGCGCGGCTGGTGCGGGAGGAGAAACGGGGCGTGATGCTGATCCGTACCTACGCTGTCCGCTTTTCCGAACGGGAGGGCTTTTTGGAGATGAGCATCAACCCCGCGGGCGAGATTGCAGGATTGTACCCGGTGAGCGAGCGGTGA
- a CDS encoding type II toxin-antitoxin system RelE/ParE family toxin yields MPGFRFTRAATDDLLAIYLEGLERFGLAQADRYNDGLKRTFAFLAETPRAARLREEIDPPVRAHPFKAHMIVYEEVDDGVLILRVRHGREDWISSPEG; encoded by the coding sequence GTGCCGGGCTTTCGCTTCACGCGGGCGGCAACCGACGATCTTCTCGCGATCTATCTTGAAGGGCTGGAGCGGTTCGGGCTGGCGCAGGCCGACCGGTATAACGATGGGTTGAAGCGGACCTTTGCGTTCCTTGCCGAAACGCCGCGCGCCGCCCGGTTGCGCGAGGAGATCGACCCGCCCGTGCGCGCGCATCCGTTCAAGGCGCATATGATCGTTTATGAGGAAGTCGATGACGGGGTGCTGATCCTGCGGGTCCGGCACGGGCGCGAAGACTGGATTTCATCGCCGGAGGGGTGA
- a CDS encoding ferredoxin--NADP reductase: MSDRNAIPLAPSAALTVETVTSVRHWNEHLFSFTITRPQSFRFRSGEFVMLGLPGEGRPLLRAYSIASPAWAEELEFLSIKVPDGPLTSKLQSIQPGDQLFLGRKPTGTLVTDALLPGKRLFFLSTGTGLAPFLSLARDPDVYELFNQILLVHSVRRVSDLAFRDELEAQLAGDPLVQDQALLQFSYLPTVTREPFPTNQRIGTLIENGALFGPQMLGPKHLDPETDRIMLCGSMEMIKDLSAMLDGLGFAEGSNSKPGHYVIERAFVG, from the coding sequence ATGAGCGACCGTAACGCAATCCCACTCGCCCCGTCCGCCGCGCTGACCGTCGAAACCGTCACCAGCGTGCGCCACTGGAACGAACATCTGTTCAGCTTCACCATCACCCGCCCGCAGAGCTTCCGCTTCCGCTCGGGCGAATTCGTGATGCTCGGCCTTCCCGGGGAAGGGCGTCCGCTGCTCCGCGCCTATTCGATCGCCAGTCCCGCCTGGGCGGAGGAGCTCGAATTCCTCTCGATCAAGGTGCCCGACGGCCCGCTGACGTCGAAGCTCCAGTCGATCCAGCCCGGCGACCAGCTGTTCCTCGGCCGCAAGCCGACCGGCACGCTCGTCACCGACGCGCTGCTGCCAGGCAAGCGCCTGTTCTTCCTCTCCACTGGCACCGGGCTCGCGCCCTTCCTCAGCCTGGCGCGCGATCCCGATGTCTATGAGCTGTTCAACCAGATCCTGCTCGTCCACTCGGTCCGCCGCGTCAGCGACCTCGCCTTTCGCGACGAGCTGGAGGCGCAGCTGGCGGGCGACCCGCTGGTCCAGGATCAGGCGCTGCTCCAGTTCAGCTATCTCCCCACCGTCACCCGCGAGCCGTTTCCGACCAACCAGCGCATCGGCACGCTGATCGAAAACGGCGCGCTGTTCGGCCCCCAGATGCTCGGGCCAAAGCATCTCGACCCCGAAACCGACCGGATCATGCTGTGCGGCAGCATGGAGATGATAAAGGACCTCTCCGCGATGCTCGACGGCCTGGGCTTCGCGGAAGGGTCGAACAGCAAGCCCGGCCACTATGTCATCGAGCGCGCCTTCGTCGGCTGA
- a CDS encoding type II toxin-antitoxin system ParD family antitoxin: MATMNISLPDPMKQWVESRTHDGRYSNASDYVRDLIRRDQERSDKIAQMQRLVDEARASGVSDLSMDDIRAMALKQAGLNG; encoded by the coding sequence ATGGCAACCATGAATATCTCGCTCCCCGACCCCATGAAACAATGGGTCGAGAGCCGCACGCATGACGGGCGGTACAGCAACGCCAGCGACTATGTGCGCGACCTTATCCGGCGCGATCAGGAGCGGAGCGACAAGATCGCGCAGATGCAGCGGCTTGTCGATGAAGCGCGTGCCAGCGGGGTGAGCGACCTGTCGATGGACGACATTCGCGCGATGGCGTTGAAGCAGGCCGGGCTGAACGGCTGA
- a CDS encoding threonine ammonia-lyase yields MTIVRQPTRAGVRDAAAKVAAILPPTPLFVAEIRGVPVMFKAEALQPIGAFKIRGAWHRLTALDAEQRAKGVVGFSSGNHAQGVAWAAKRLGIPAVIVMPSDAPALKREATLAMGAEVVSYDRMTENRDKIAAHLAHARGATLVPPFDDPWIIEGQGSLGIEVLTQAAEMKLPDPAHVVVPCGGGGLAAGVALALPDAQVVVVEPEGWDDMCRSLEAGWIEPVGDNPPPTACDSLQTLRVSPLTFDVLSRRGATGVRVSEAEVRAAQRWAARRLRIVVEPGGSVALAALLAGKVDPRSDMLVVLSGGNADPAAYSAVLSGVD; encoded by the coding sequence GTGACTATCGTGAGACAGCCCACACGGGCCGGGGTGCGGGATGCGGCGGCGAAGGTGGCGGCGATCCTGCCGCCTACACCCTTGTTCGTGGCCGAGATTCGCGGCGTGCCGGTGATGTTCAAGGCGGAGGCGCTCCAGCCGATCGGCGCGTTCAAGATCCGGGGCGCCTGGCACCGGCTGACCGCGCTCGATGCCGAGCAGCGGGCGAAGGGGGTGGTCGGATTCTCTTCCGGAAACCATGCGCAGGGCGTCGCATGGGCGGCAAAGCGACTCGGCATTCCGGCGGTGATCGTGATGCCGAGCGACGCCCCGGCACTGAAGCGCGAGGCGACGCTGGCGATGGGGGCGGAGGTGGTCAGCTATGACCGGATGACCGAGAATCGCGACAAGATTGCCGCGCACCTCGCCCATGCCCGTGGCGCCACGCTCGTCCCGCCGTTCGACGATCCGTGGATCATCGAGGGGCAGGGGAGCCTGGGGATCGAGGTGCTGACGCAAGCGGCGGAGATGAAGCTGCCCGATCCGGCGCATGTCGTGGTGCCCTGTGGCGGCGGGGGCCTGGCCGCCGGGGTCGCGCTGGCGCTGCCCGATGCACAGGTCGTGGTCGTGGAGCCCGAGGGCTGGGACGATATGTGCCGCAGCCTGGAGGCGGGGTGGATCGAGCCGGTGGGCGACAATCCGCCGCCGACGGCATGCGATTCGCTCCAGACGCTGCGCGTCTCGCCGCTGACCTTCGACGTGCTGTCGCGGCGCGGGGCGACGGGGGTGCGGGTGAGCGAGGCCGAGGTTCGCGCGGCGCAGCGCTGGGCGGCGCGGCGGTTGCGGATCGTGGTCGAGCCGGGCGGATCGGTGGCGCTCGCCGCACTGCTGGCGGGGAAGGTCGATCCGCGGTCCGATATGCTGGTGGTGCTGAGCGGAGGGAATGCCGATCCGGCGGCCTATTCGGCGGTGCTGAGCGGGGTGGATTGA
- a CDS encoding Gfo/Idh/MocA family protein, whose protein sequence is MPHTPISRRGFIEAGGALAATLTATASTASPFAQSRTGPQLKGLPLPPGVRLPTTPPRRKRDDSVGFAIIGLGGYALNQMMPRFDQADRAHISALVSGNPDKLSQVGEAYGVPEDARYAYEDFAKIAADDRIQAVYIVLPTAFHADFAIRAFAAGKHVLCEKPMALSSAECEAMIAAARRAGRKLMIAYRSHFEPYNVEAMRLMREKAVGDIRLIRSEQSYRAGPTTPAQNWRMNRALAGGGPLEDFGIYGLQSALYLTDEMPESISATTFQPRDDPRFTEIFAHVASQWRFPSGAVAHLATSYDSVNANFAHVRGTQGALIMDPATSYAGQKMRIEGQNARDVTPGDPTVQFARQLNHFTNAIRDGTPILTGGEMGLRDTRLIEAIYAAARDGRTVKLMPDGRMRG, encoded by the coding sequence ATGCCCCACACACCCATCTCACGACGCGGCTTCATCGAAGCAGGCGGCGCCCTCGCCGCCACGCTGACCGCCACCGCCAGCACCGCATCGCCCTTCGCTCAATCCCGCACCGGGCCGCAGCTCAAGGGCCTTCCCCTCCCCCCGGGCGTGCGCCTTCCCACCACTCCGCCGCGTCGCAAGCGCGACGACAGCGTCGGCTTCGCAATCATCGGTCTGGGCGGCTATGCGCTCAACCAGATGATGCCGCGCTTCGACCAGGCCGATCGCGCCCATATCAGCGCGCTGGTATCGGGCAACCCCGACAAGTTGAGTCAGGTCGGCGAAGCCTATGGCGTCCCCGAAGACGCGCGCTACGCCTATGAAGACTTCGCCAAGATCGCCGCCGACGACCGCATCCAGGCGGTGTACATCGTCCTCCCCACCGCCTTCCACGCCGATTTCGCGATCCGCGCCTTTGCCGCGGGCAAGCATGTCCTGTGCGAAAAGCCGATGGCGCTCTCCAGCGCCGAATGCGAAGCGATGATCGCCGCCGCCCGCCGTGCCGGCCGCAAGCTGATGATCGCCTATCGCAGTCATTTCGAGCCGTACAATGTCGAAGCGATGCGCCTGATGCGCGAGAAAGCGGTCGGCGACATCCGCCTCATCCGGTCCGAGCAATCCTATCGCGCAGGACCCACCACCCCGGCGCAGAACTGGCGCATGAACCGCGCGCTGGCTGGCGGCGGCCCGCTGGAGGACTTCGGCATCTACGGCCTGCAATCCGCCCTCTACCTGACCGACGAGATGCCCGAGAGCATCAGCGCCACGACCTTCCAGCCCAGGGACGACCCGCGCTTCACCGAAATCTTCGCCCATGTCGCCTCGCAATGGCGCTTCCCCTCGGGCGCAGTCGCGCATCTCGCGACCTCCTATGATTCCGTCAACGCCAATTTCGCCCATGTGCGCGGTACGCAAGGCGCCCTCATCATGGACCCCGCCACCAGCTATGCCGGGCAGAAAATGCGGATCGAAGGCCAGAACGCCCGCGACGTCACCCCCGGCGACCCGACCGTCCAGTTCGCCCGCCAGCTCAACCACTTCACCAACGCCATCCGCGACGGCACGCCGATCCTCACCGGCGGCGAGATGGGCCTGCGCGACACGCGACTGATCGAGGCGATCTACGCCGCAGCGCGCGATGGGCGGACGGTGAAGCTGATGCCGGATGGGCGGATGCGGGGGTGA
- a CDS encoding lipocalin family protein — protein MKQSTAIKIATGVAAAAIGGLFLYSRATRPPVINPKVPQPARPVDLARYTGLWYELARHENRFQKNMDAVTAEYTLDPGGKVSIVNSGLCAGETERDVAEGHAIVADTQTGAKLKVSFFGPLYTGDYWVLDHGENYDWSIVGEPSGRYLWLLSRDPHPAADHLQMLFQRIESLGYDRWALRITQQSPIE, from the coding sequence ATGAAGCAATCCACCGCGATCAAGATCGCCACCGGAGTCGCCGCCGCCGCAATCGGCGGCCTGTTCCTCTATTCGCGCGCCACCCGCCCACCGGTCATCAACCCAAAGGTGCCGCAGCCCGCCAGGCCCGTCGATCTCGCCCGCTATACCGGCCTCTGGTACGAGCTGGCCCGGCACGAAAACCGCTTCCAGAAGAATATGGACGCGGTGACCGCCGAATACACGCTGGACCCAGGGGGCAAGGTCAGCATCGTCAACAGCGGCCTGTGCGCGGGCGAGACCGAGCGCGACGTCGCCGAAGGTCATGCCATCGTCGCTGACACGCAAACCGGCGCCAAGCTCAAAGTCTCCTTTTTCGGCCCGCTCTATACCGGCGACTATTGGGTCCTCGACCATGGCGAGAACTATGACTGGTCGATCGTCGGCGAACCGAGCGGTCGCTATCTCTGGCTGCTGAGCCGCGACCCGCACCCCGCGGCCGACCATCTCCAGATGCTGTTCCAGCGCATCGAGTCACTGGGCTACGACCGCTGGGCACTGCGTATCACCCAGCAGTCGCCGATTGAATAA
- a CDS encoding alpha/beta hydrolase, giving the protein MPEVIIPGPEGRLEGRFAPAPRPRAPVAMILHPHPNAGGTMNNRIVQELYKTFQRRGFATLRFNFRGVGKSQGTFDNGIGELSDAASALDWVQSFHPEASTTWVAGFGFGAWIGMQLLMRRPEIRGFISIAPPANMFDFTFLAPCPSSGIIIQGENDEVVTPGAVQKLVDKLRTQKHITIHHDTIPQANHFFEHEMDQLMGSVDKYLDMRLDPNSPIR; this is encoded by the coding sequence TTGCCCGAAGTCATCATCCCCGGTCCCGAAGGCCGTCTCGAAGGGCGTTTCGCCCCCGCCCCCCGTCCCCGCGCACCGGTGGCGATGATCCTGCACCCGCATCCCAATGCCGGCGGCACGATGAACAACCGCATCGTGCAGGAGCTGTACAAGACCTTCCAGCGGCGCGGTTTCGCAACGTTGCGCTTCAATTTCCGCGGCGTCGGCAAGAGCCAGGGCACGTTCGACAACGGCATCGGCGAGCTGAGCGACGCCGCGTCGGCACTCGATTGGGTGCAGAGCTTCCACCCCGAAGCCTCCACCACCTGGGTCGCCGGCTTCGGCTTTGGCGCGTGGATCGGGATGCAGCTGCTGATGCGCCGCCCGGAAATCCGCGGCTTCATCTCGATCGCGCCGCCCGCGAACATGTTCGATTTCACTTTTCTCGCCCCCTGCCCGTCCAGCGGCATCATCATCCAGGGCGAAAATGACGAGGTGGTCACGCCGGGCGCGGTGCAGAAGCTGGTCGACAAGCTGCGCACGCAAAAGCACATCACCATCCACCACGACACGATTCCCCAGGCGAACCATTTCTTCGAGCATGAAATGGATCAGCTGATGGGCAGTGTGGACAAATATCTCGACATGCGCCTCGACCCCAATTCGCCGATCCGGTGA
- a CDS encoding cysteine desulfurase family protein codes for MSAQAIGTNLLTQRIYLDHAATSPMLPQAREAMIEGMLRWANPSSPHAEGRAARAALEDARTRIKATLGWQGHVIFTGGASEALGIAMRLAKGGRRWRSSVEHDAVLRAAPDAGVLPVNGEWDVDFDAVRDALAVGDRPVIAIQWVNPETGKVQPIERYAPMIAEGGGVMVTDASQLWGLNRFPREGDLIVLSAHKLGGPIGVGALLVGDLALLEASGGQEFGYRGGTENLPAVLGFAAAVEAWGARRTAMPDAERHHEMMDLHRTLKSYGAHQLMGYGEYVGNIRALAMPGLSAAAQLVRFDLKGFAVSAGSACASGTLKPSRVLQAFGVDPDVARRTIRVSMGWSTTAEEIRAFTDMWIDIAADAGARAA; via the coding sequence GTGTCCGCACAAGCAATTGGAACGAATCTCCTGACCCAGCGCATCTATCTCGACCACGCCGCAACTTCGCCGATGCTGCCCCAGGCGCGCGAGGCGATGATCGAGGGGATGCTGCGCTGGGCCAACCCGTCCTCGCCCCATGCCGAGGGACGCGCGGCGCGCGCGGCGCTGGAGGATGCGCGGACGCGGATCAAGGCGACCCTGGGGTGGCAGGGGCATGTCATCTTCACCGGTGGGGCGAGCGAGGCGCTGGGCATCGCGATGCGGCTGGCCAAAGGCGGGCGGCGCTGGCGGTCGAGCGTCGAGCATGACGCGGTGCTGCGTGCGGCGCCGGACGCGGGCGTGCTCCCGGTGAATGGTGAGTGGGACGTCGATTTCGACGCGGTGCGCGATGCGCTGGCGGTTGGCGACCGGCCGGTGATCGCGATCCAGTGGGTCAATCCCGAGACGGGCAAGGTCCAGCCGATCGAGCGCTACGCCCCCATGATCGCCGAGGGCGGCGGGGTGATGGTGACCGATGCGTCGCAGCTCTGGGGCCTCAATCGCTTTCCGCGCGAGGGCGACCTGATCGTGCTGTCGGCGCATAAATTGGGCGGGCCGATCGGGGTGGGCGCGCTGCTGGTCGGCGATCTCGCGCTGCTGGAGGCTTCGGGCGGGCAGGAGTTCGGCTATCGCGGCGGGACCGAGAATTTGCCGGCCGTGCTGGGCTTTGCCGCGGCGGTGGAGGCATGGGGCGCGCGGCGAACCGCGATGCCCGATGCGGAACGGCATCACGAGATGATGGATTTGCATCGCACGCTCAAATCCTATGGGGCGCATCAGTTGATGGGATATGGCGAGTATGTCGGCAATATTCGCGCGCTGGCGATGCCGGGGCTGAGCGCCGCGGCGCAACTGGTGCGATTCGACCTCAAGGGGTTTGCGGTCTCGGCGGGGAGCGCCTGCGCATCGGGGACGCTGAAGCCGAGCCGGGTGTTGCAGGCGTTCGGGGTCGATCCGGATGTGGCGCGCCGAACGATCCGGGTGAGCATGGGGTGGAGCACCACCGCCGAGGAAATCCGCGCCTTTACCGATATGTGGATCGATATCGCCGCAGATGCCGGAGCGCGGGCGGCATGA